Genomic window (Lewinellaceae bacterium):
CGATATGGTTGAAGCAATAATGGGCTGCCTTCGCCCAGGAAGCGAAAACCTCCGGGTCATAATCGTGGCGGCGCAGGCGGCATTGTTCATCGAAATAAAAAACTTGCCGGGAAGAGTGGGTAGCGAAACCCGGCGGAAACTTAACTGTAAGCCCCCACCAGGTTTCACCGCCTTCAATCCGCTCACTAGAAGTTTGTATATCTACGCCCGGCCAGGTGAACAGCCAGGGCACGGAAAAGTAGTTCCAGGCAGCATAACCGGCAAAATAGAGCAAGTCGAGATCGTCCCACCACAGCTGGCGGCGAAAAGACTGAAATAAAGGGCGGGGGTTATGCCGCTCGGCAAAAATTTCCCCTCCCGCCGTTTCCAGGCGCAGCAGGCCCGGAGTAAAAATACCCCGGCAACCGGGACGGGGATAATCCTCCAATATGGTTTTTTGCTCATGGAGAAATACCCGGCAGTTGCGTTCCTGCCGCCCTTTTCGGTTCCAGCGAGCAGCAAATGCCAGCCCGCCAAAAGTGATCCGGACAGTTAATGACTGATGATCCTGCCAAGGTTTCAATCCACCGTTTTTCTCCAAAATTTCCAATAGCAATTCGTGCATCAGTCCCCCGTATCACTTGCCATTCGCACCGGTAGCTACCTTGCCGGTGACGGTTACAAACACCTTACCCGCCATTTCATGGAACTCGCCCAGCATGGGCAGGTTGGAGAAATCCGTACACTGTGTCATCATTATGCCAACGCCACCATGGGTTGGGCTGATAAAGAAGTAAGTGAGAAAGGCGCCGGGCCAGGCGCAGTCGCCGGGGCTGCCAAAGGCCGGCTCGTCCGTCTGCACGCCGAAGCCCAACCCGAAGCCGTGGCAGATCGCCGGCATGCCGGGAGTGTGGGGCAGGACGCCCTGTGGCAGTTGGTTTTGCATCATCAACTCGACCGTTTCGGACTTCAGCAGGCGTAAGCCGTCCAGCTCGCCGCCGCCGAGCAGCATCCGGCAAAAGCGCAAATAGTCGTGGGCGGTTGAAACCAGCCCCCCCGCGCCCCGGGGAAAGTTTTTGCCATTGGCATACGGGCTGTCCGCATTGGGCCCATCTACCTGTTTCAAGCCTTTGCCGTAAGCGGCGGCGAAACGGGGCAATTGCTCTTCCGGTACCTGAAAACCGGTGTCTTCCATTTTCAAAGGCTGAAGGATGTGCTTTTTCAAAAATACATCAATCGTTTCCCCCGAGACAATTTCCACGATGCGCCCCAGCACGTCGGTGCTGTATCCGTAGGTCCAGCCTTCGCCGGGGTGGTGCGCCAGGGGCAGTTGCGCCAACAAATCCACCAGCTCGGGCAAAGAGGTGGGATGATGGTTTTTAAATGCCTCGGCGTAGGCTTTTTCGGCGGGTGTGTTTCGAAAGAGCGTATTGGCTATACCGCTCGTATGAGTGAGCAAATCCTGCACGGTAATGGAGCGGTGCGGTTTTTCCAGGGTGCCGTCTTCGTTTAGAACCTGCACTTTGCCAAAAGCCGGGATGAATTGCTCGAGTGGGTCGTCCAGGCGCAGCTTGCCCTGTTCCACCAACATCATTGCCGCTGTGCTGACAATGGGTTTGGTCATGGACGCCAGGCGAAAAATGGTGTTCTCCGCCATAGGCGCTCCGCTTTCGGCCACTTGTTTTCCATACACGTCCAACCAGGTGCGCTCGCCCTGCGCCAGCAGGATGACCGTGCCGGAGAGCAGCCCATCGTCCGTTTTTTGATGAAAATGCTGCTGAAGTTGGGCAAAGGCTCCGGCAACCTCCGTGCCTGAATTTTGGTTTCCGGAAGCAACCGAAGCGCTCTGCCCCCCGGCTTGGTGGAGGCTCAGCAGAGAGGAAATTAAGAATAACAGTACGGGTGATTTTGTCATGACGATTGTTTCTGACAAAAATACCGATGCGCAAGTTTGGAAAAAACGTGCGCAAAAGCCATTTTTAGGGGGTATTTGGGACAGGATGACAGGATGACAGGATGACAGGATTTACAGGATGAACAGGATTTTTATGATGTGCCCTACCTCGGTACAATAGGCCGGGCTAGGGGTAATAGAAGGACAGGGACAGGATGACAGGATTTACAGGATGAACAGGATTTTTATGATGTGCCCTACCTCGGTACAATAGGCCGGGCTAGGGGTAATAGAAGGACAGGGACAGGATGACAGGATTTACAGGATGAACAGGATTTTTATGATGTGCCCTACCTCGGTACAATAGGCCGGGCTAGGGGTAATAGAAGGACAGGGACAGGATGACAGGATTTACAGGATGAACAGGATTTTTATGATGTGCCCTACCTCGGTACAATAGGCCGGGCTAGGGGTAATAGAAGGACAGGGACAGGATGACAGGATTTACAGGATGAACATTTCCTCCCGGAGGTTTCATGCAAAAAATTATACGGAACATGAAAAGAATAGCCATGTTGCTTCCCTGCGGCGAGGTCATGGGCAGCGCGGTGGTTGGCCCTTACGCCATTTTCGCCGAAGTCAATGAATTTCTGGCGCAGCAGGGGCAGCCGGCCGCCTTCAAAGTGGAACTGGTAGGATGTAAACGAGTTCCGTCTTTCAGTGAAGGCGTATTCCGTGTACAGCCGCACTGCCTGCTGGAACATGCCTCGGGCTATGACATGGCCATAGTGCCGGGGTTTACGAGCGAGGCGGAATCCATGCTGGCGGCGAACCAACCGCTCGTCGCCTGGCTGAAGAAACAATATGAAACTCATGGGACGGAATTGGCAAGCCTCTGCAGCGGCGCCTTCTTCATCGCCGCCACTGGCCTGGCGGACGGGAAGAAATGCACCACCCACTGGGCTTATGCAGCGGAATTTCGGGCCCGTTTCCCCAAAGTCAACCTGCTGGCCGACCGCATCGTCACCGACGACGGGGGCATTTACGCCAGCGGCGGGGCCTATTCTTCCCTAAACCTGGTGTTGTACTTGCTGGAAAAATTCAGCGGTAAGGCGGCGGCCGTTTGGGCGGCAAAGGTGTTCCAGATCGACTTGCACCGCACTTCGCAAAAGCCGTTTGTGATTTTCAACAACCAGAAGTCGCACACCGACGAGGCCATTAGCCAGGCGCAGGAATACATCGAACAGCACTACCAGGAGAGCCTGAGCATCAGCGCCCTGGCCTGCCGCTTTGCGTTCAGCCGCCGCAATTTCCTGCGCCGGTTCAAAGAAGCCACCGGCAATACGCCCATCGAGTACCTGCAGAGGGTTCGGGTCGAGGCGGCCAAGCGCCTGCTGGAAAACAGCGCCAGCAATATCGGGGAAGTGGTGGCCGCCACCGGGTATAGCGATGTTAAAACGTTTCGCCTGTTGTTTAAAAAGTTTACAGGTTTTTCGCCGACGGGGTACCGGAACCGGTATCGGGTTTGAATTTCTTATTAGAGTTGCAAATATTTCATTGTTTTATTACACTTTATCCCAATTCTCCAAACAGGCTCTAATTCTTTATCATTTATGAGTTATACAAATCTTTGACGTAAATAGCTCCCCATTTCTAAGTACCCGAACAGTATAGATTCCGCCAATGATATGATTTGGCACCAGGAAATGATTACTACCTGATTCCAATTTATGCAACACCCTTCTTGCTGTGATATCATATAGTTCTATTTGAAACGGTAAAAGCTGACCATCACTAAAATCCAGATAAAAACTGGAAGTTGCAGGGTTCGGGAACAGATTCATGAAATTTTCCGCATCTGCTGTTTCATGCGTATTTACGCCAACATCAGGCCCATATTTTCGGATGGACAGGTCAACATTTGAATCGTTGTCTTGTGACCACCCCATAGTATAAAAGAAGTTGCCATCAATTAAGGAATGGATATTGACATCTCTTTTGTTATATCCTCCATCGTAGGAAGTGAGCCATACTATATTGCCCAACGTATCCAATGTGCACAGGATTCCGTCAGTATCCCCTGGTTGTCCTGTAAACCTATAGCCTGTGACCAATACATATCCGTTGTCAAGTACCACTATATGGTTTCCAATTTCGGCGGTATTGCCTCCATCATGTTCATATTTGTTCCGCCATATTTCTTCTCCCTGCTCAGACAATTTTATGGTTAACATATCCCCGTTCTTATAAAGGCTGTCAATGCCATAATTTGCTCCATAGTGTCTCCCGGTAACATAGACATTCCTCTCCTCATCAAAATCTATGCTGATCAGTTCATCAGCATGTACATTCGGGGGCAGCAATTTGGGCTCTTCAAATTCCCAGAGTACTCCTCCTTCGGAACTGAATTTTGTCACTTTATACAGCCCAACTCCTCTCTTGACATATACGTTTCCCAAATCATCTATTACGGGAATTACGACAAGTAAAATATCTGGAATAGTTATGTCTTGTAACAATTCCCCGATAGAATTATACTTTAAAATTATCACATTATGGAAATTATTGCCTCCTGCAACGATTTGCAGGATTCCATTTATCACCCTGCATTTAAACCCATGTAAATCCGGCATTTCTCGTTGCCATAATGTATTCCCATCCTCATCTAACTTAATTATGATTAATTTCCTTTCATAGTTAGAGGTAACCGACTGGCCAATAATATAAATGTTGTTGTTTTCGTCGATAGCGATAGATTTTCCCTCATTATACGAAAATCCGGTGCCTGGCCTCCTGAAAGTCCAGAGCAATTCTCCGGATGGCGATAACTTAGTTACAAACAGCTCAGATTCGCCATACGACTGATCAAAATCGAAAATATATTCTGTATACGTTTCTCCT
Coding sequences:
- a CDS encoding beta-lactamase family protein; the protein is MTKSPVLLFLISSLLSLHQAGGQSASVASGNQNSGTEVAGAFAQLQQHFHQKTDDGLLSGTVILLAQGERTWLDVYGKQVAESGAPMAENTIFRLASMTKPIVSTAAMMLVEQGKLRLDDPLEQFIPAFGKVQVLNEDGTLEKPHRSITVQDLLTHTSGIANTLFRNTPAEKAYAEAFKNHHPTSLPELVDLLAQLPLAHHPGEGWTYGYSTDVLGRIVEIVSGETIDVFLKKHILQPLKMEDTGFQVPEEQLPRFAAAYGKGLKQVDGPNADSPYANGKNFPRGAGGLVSTAHDYLRFCRMLLGGGELDGLRLLKSETVELMMQNQLPQGVLPHTPGMPAICHGFGLGFGVQTDEPAFGSPGDCAWPGAFLTYFFISPTHGGVGIMMTQCTDFSNLPMLGEFHEMAGKVFVTVTGKVATGANGK
- a CDS encoding helix-turn-helix domain-containing protein; this encodes MKRIAMLLPCGEVMGSAVVGPYAIFAEVNEFLAQQGQPAAFKVELVGCKRVPSFSEGVFRVQPHCLLEHASGYDMAIVPGFTSEAESMLAANQPLVAWLKKQYETHGTELASLCSGAFFIAATGLADGKKCTTHWAYAAEFRARFPKVNLLADRIVTDDGGIYASGGAYSSLNLVLYLLEKFSGKAAAVWAAKVFQIDLHRTSQKPFVIFNNQKSHTDEAISQAQEYIEQHYQESLSISALACRFAFSRRNFLRRFKEATGNTPIEYLQRVRVEAAKRLLENSASNIGEVVAATGYSDVKTFRLLFKKFTGFSPTGYRNRYRV
- a CDS encoding T9SS type A sorting domain-containing protein, with product MSRINGTKRRMYGVLIILFISKITHAQPPLQWNALYATQSEVISSYNLQQYNSPTIKFDNDKNLIASSIIIADDQRDYVIVKYDQTGQLQWDFIYDGEAHLTDYARDFTIDQFNNIIVTGETYTEYIFDFDQSYGESELFVTKLSPSGELLWTFRRPGTGFSYNEGKSIAIDENNNIYIIGQSVTSNYERKLIIIKLDEDGNTLWQREMPDLHGFKCRVINGILQIVAGGNNFHNVIILKYNSIGELLQDITIPDILLVVIPVIDDLGNVYVKRGVGLYKVTKFSSEGGVLWEFEEPKLLPPNVHADELISIDFDEERNVYVTGRHYGANYGIDSLYKNGDMLTIKLSEQGEEIWRNKYEHDGGNTAEIGNHIVVLDNGYVLVTGYRFTGQPGDTDGILCTLDTLGNIVWLTSYDGGYNKRDVNIHSLIDGNFFYTMGWSQDNDSNVDLSIRKYGPDVGVNTHETADAENFMNLFPNPATSSFYLDFSDGQLLPFQIELYDITARRVLHKLESGSNHFLVPNHIIGGIYTVRVLRNGELFTSKICITHK